CCCATCGCAGGTTGAGCTGAGGACAAGCTCCAATCCCACATTGTTCTCAGAATCACACCATGCCTGCACACAACTGAGGCTTTGTTCCTGGGCCAGATGGTTATATCAGGCTCCCAGGGCATAAAGAGAAGACCAACTCTTGTAAATAGCCTGGTTTGGGGGCTGCCCACAAGTCCCCAGACCTTCTCAGAGATATCTGAACCCCAGCAGTGAGATCCCTGCTGTCCCTTTAATTTCCTGAGTAAATACCTATGTCTCTTATATTCTGGGGTGCTCAAGATGAGCTTGTCCCTGAGCATGCTGCTCTCAGTGTGGCCTTTCTCCTAAGGCCAGGTTCCAGAAGCAGAGCTGAGGAATGATTTCAACAAGAGACTAGGGTGGAGACGGCAATGTTACCACAACCTTGGGTCTAAATCTCCCATATGAAGTCCAGTTACTAGCTTTTCATAAGCACAGTGTtggtgttgctgttgttgttttaatttttttaatgtgtatttatttttgagagagacagagacagagcgtgagcagggatggggcagagagagagggagacacggaatctgaagcaggctccaagctctgagctgccagcacagagcccgatgcggggctcaaactcacaggaagtgagtgagatcatgacctgagctgaagtcagatgcttaaccgactgagccacccaggtgcccccataagcACAGTGTTTTAAGTTCAGCTCCTCCTTCCACCTTAGGTCTTGACCTCATGTTCCTCAGGAGCCTGTGTGAGGTGTGGTGCCCAGACTGAGTCCTGCAGTGATTCCTCAGCAATGCTTCTTGCTCCTTCCTAACCTTCCCTGTGATCTAACCAATTTCTGGGTTCCTTTTTGCCTTGCTGTCTATCCCTTAGTCTGGAACAAGTTAAGCCCTCACTAATTCCTAAGCCTAGAAACCAAACTAGATATTTCGAACAGTCATGATAGATTTTGATCCTACTGAGGAAAGGAGTATGGAAGAGTATGGAACTGTCTGTTTTGACTCAGAGATTTCCAAGGATGACCACGCCCTCCTCTGGTAAGAACCTTTTTAACAGTCCCCACCAAGTCTGAGGAGAACAGTGGCCCTGTGCTTGGCCACCAGGGGCCGTGCCACAGATACCCCACGCTGACAGCTGTCACAGGgacaaaaacagcaaaagatgCTCTCCAATGTGCCATCTTTTCTTCCCGGGAATGCCTACAGAACCCAAACTTGGTAAAAATCAAAAATGCTTTTGGATTCTACAACGATAAGCATAAAAAGTGTAAACATAGCATCCCACTTACATTCTGAATTCCAGCAGAAGCCTTAAATCTCTTGAAATATCCATGACTAGGCACAACATTCGGGCATCTTCTAACTCTCCTTTGGCATGTTTGAAGCGATGCCTAGCCTTTCTTTGATCACCACCTTTCAATCATAAATTGAGTCCCACAAAGCAAGAAAGTATATGGATGATGTCAAAATATGGGAGCTGTCACAGGGAGGCCTagtaaaaaaagacaacaggaaaTAGGAAACATTAGCGGGTGATGTAAGTGCTCTCGGCCAGGCACACTTTGCAGCATTCATCTACATGTTGGACTGCTATGAACTTTCCGTATCTCTGAAATGAAATATCCCTAATGGAACAGCTTGCTGAAGGTAGCAGCTCTTACACTGTAGttctcagggggtgcctgggtggctcagttggttaagtgtctgactttggctcgggccatgatctcactgttcgtgggttcgagccccatgtcaggctctgtgctggcagctcagagcctgggacctgctttggattctgtgtctccctctctcgctcatgctctctctttctctctcaaaaataaataatgaacatttaaaaatttgaaaaaaaattgttggtcTCAGAATCCCTTTACactcttaaaatttattgagaatcCCAAAGAATTTTTGTATGGACAATACCTACTAATAGGTACCAATTTAGAAATTAATCCtgaacatttttaattctttattagtTTGGCAACATAATAAATGACATACTATAGGTTAATGTAGGCAACACATTTTTATGAAAGGTAACTactttcaaaaccaaaataatatacaTGAGGGAAGTGgcctcattttacatttttacaaatttctttaCACCTGAGAGAGATTAACTGAACTCTCATACTTGCTTCTCTATTAAATCTGCTATGACGTCTTATATCACGTTGCCTCTAGAAAACCCCATTGTACACTCAGGAGAAAATGGTAGTGAAAAAGGCGAATAATAGAAGAGAGTTCTTCTTGCTGGACTCCACTGTCTACCTAAGTGCTCAGGGCGCTCAGTGTCCGGTCACACACCTCGCAAGCGATGAGTCTGACTCGCAGAGTACTAGCTGGATGGGTTTCAGCAGTCCCCGTTGCTGCTCAGACAGCTGCCATGGTTTACCTAGTTTACAAAAGATTTTATGTTCAAGATCATCGCAGCAAAGCCACCGCACACCTTCACATCCAGAAAGACAAGCCCAATGGGTACTGCCATTGTTGGTGGTCCACGAATTTCCCATCCTGTGAGGTATTGCACGCAAAACACAATGAAGAAACTGGGGACAATATGAGACCTCTAATCAGGAAGAGATAAGACATTTAAATGGATAGTTTTGAGACCGCAAACCAATTTCTCATGATGTTACCTAATtggttttggggttgttttttttttttttttttttagcttttattatttaagtatagCTGACACACGTTATATTGGTtgcaggtgcacaacatagtgatttgacaatagTATACGTTatgcagtgctcaccatgataagtatagttaccatctctggccatacaaagttattatgtTATCAACTGTGTTCTTTATGCTACAGGGACCACCACCAGTTCTGTGCAATGTACCTGCCCTGGTCTAATACCCTCCCAGGGGTATATTGCAAACTGCAGCTTTCCTATTCATGACATTTACCTTATTTGCTACATCATGGTACAaagttgtttaaattttttttaaaaggaaaaaaacctcatggcttgtgaattattttagttctgtgaggatctgtttctttatatttcaaataatgaCATTAGAAGATAGTTGTAGGTTGAAGTTAACATGTTAAATTgctctcaaaattttaaaaagagaaaaaagaacatttttggcCTCACAGCCGCCCCAAAAGATTCCTgatcatactttgagaaccagtTGCCGGCTTAAGGGATCAAATTTATCCTAAATTAGGGGTATAAAGCACATGTAGTGTCTGTATATGGCTTGCAGCTGGAAGGAACCATCTTATGTATTGAGAACGGGGGTAACAAACAAATCCCTCCTCTGTACCCCCTGGGCTAGACTGTTTCTTCCCCAACAAGCCAACAACCCAGACCCTGATGGATGGACAGAGTAGAGGGCAATCTCAAGAGGGATTTGCAGGGTAGAAGAAGGGAATTTGGTGGCCTGCTTACTGGGACTTCCTCTTGTACCACCCAGAGGAAAGGCCTTCATCatggaggcctgggtggctctggcagGGACTGGAGGACTCACTCAGGGGCTTAGGAACACGGACAAGTCTAAAAGCCTGTCATATGACATGCacatgaagaataaataaaaatataagtatttaataaatcaAAACACGAACAAACAGAACCTCAGGCCTTCACATGTATTCAGTAGATGCTCCTTcacctgctcccccagccccccggcCAACATGCACGCTATCTAGAAGTTTCCATCATGTAGCCCCACTCACCGTCTCAGGGCAACCTATCTCCACAGGAGGAACACTCACACCTTCTGCATTTAAAAGCCTCAAAGAACTGTTACTTCTCTGCAAAACAGTGTAAATGAAATTTCCACTTACAGCAAAGTTGCAGGTCAGACAGCGTTTAGAAAAAGATGCCAATTCCTTAAACTGGGTGTAAATTTTTTAGTCTTTCAAAATATTGGTGGTCCTTCAGATATGTTTGTGTCCTTGGCAACAATTGTTCACAGGTTCCCACCAGCTTTTAAGAAGGAGAAAAACTACCTTCACCTCATAGCaggtgggagagagacagcaaggtCACCAGATTTAATTAACAGCGCAAAGCCTGCAGTGGCTGTTTGGGCAACACCTGCCTGTGATGTCCTAGTCTAAACAACCCAAGCTTTGGTGAACATCTGTCTAGTGAAGATGCTATTTTGTCTAGTGAAGCCTCCTCTGAGGTGGGAGAAGGATGAGCATCAGTGGTTAGGGGATTAAATTTCCTTCAAGGGAAGGCATGAAAGTATGGGAGCAGTAAGAAAATTTCTTCTGCTGAGGGTGGGACCCCAGGACAGAGACGAAGCAGAAAGGGGAAGAGTCCCTCAAAGGATGCAGCTGTACAGTCATACTTTCATACCAGTTGTTTCCTTGAACTCTGAGGATAGTTATGCTGACTAatccctttaaaattatttcctcctACATGTCATCGCCCATGGACATCCTATCAGTAGGGGGTGTTTCACATGTACAATCCTGTGCAGTTGGGGGAGACAATAGTACAGTCAGTAGTGAGAAGCCAGGCCACAGAGACAGGAGGACTGGTCCTTTACTGTAGGGTACTGTGTTTTCCTCTATGTCACTGTTCGTTATACTAAAGCATAAGCATACTGCTTggttccagaaaagaaaaaaaaaaaaaattcttaccttTCTCACCCACTAACTTGGAGCTGGAAGGGCATAAAGTATCTTTTTAGTATCTGTCATCACCTAGCATCATCTGGCATTCAATCAATGTTtaaatgcggggggggggggggcggggacgggaGGGGGAGGACTGAAATAAGATATTTTCTTCAAGGAGAAATTATTAGATCTATATGGTCCCAAATAATGAAAGTAACAAGAACAATGAGAACCAACAGACTGTTTTTAATCATATTTGGATTATATAAAGGCAACATATATTCGCTTGTGTCCTTTTATTATATTCTGTTCCTGGGCAATTAATATTGGAGGAATCTTTAGGGCCAATTAAATATTTAGATGATTAAGTATGCTTCCACATTACTTCTTGTTACCAAAGATATGTTTATTCAAACCAGTGGGACTGAAATAAAAcgtgaaaagggaaaaaaaaaaaaaaaaaggcctgtgGCTCCTCCTCCAGACACCCCCCTCCCAACTGTGATGAATAGGAGGGACTGTTTCcccccctgcccctgggagaCACTATCCTTGCAGTGTTTTAGGctgttttgaaattcttttctttggaacaattttttcccccttaatatcAAAGAGCTGCTGCTGCTCGCGAGGCTGGCTGGCGCACCAGGGGCCGAGGACACCAGAGGCACCGCTCGGCTGGTGAAAATGCAGATTGATGATGGCGCGTCCAGGGACGCGCCTTCCCTGTTCTGCAACCCGCACACACCTTGAATGACAGCGAATTATTCTCTACAGGTTTTTCCTGCGGGAAAGTACCCCGCGCGGCCGTTCGGCTTTCTCTAGAAAATCGTGAGACGGGCTCGGCCGCAGAAGAGGAGCCGGAGCGGCGATCCCGGGAGCGCTTCCAGAGAGCCCGGGGGCTCCGGCCTCTGCCGCGAGCGTCTCCTCGGACCGGCTGTGCGGGCCGCGGGCTGGGAGCGGACGGCGGCGGCGAAGAGACCGCGCGGTCAGACGTGAGCGGACTCGGCCGCCTGGAGCAGCGGAGGGCCCGGCTTTAGTGCTCCCCGCCGGGCAACTTTCACCGGAGCCCGCGCCGCCGGGGCTGGGCGGCCCGGTCGGCGTCCAGGCGGGGCGGGGGCACCACGTGGAGCACACCGGCTGCCGCCAGATGTGCCAGCCACCCGCTCCGAGGCAGGCCCCTCGGAGAGGCTCCGGCCCGCCCCGAAGCCCCGCCGGTGCTCGCAGCTGGCGGCCTTCGTAAAGAAAGCCCTCGCCTTCCGCCGCGCTAAGTCCCGGGGAGAGGCGGCGGCGCGAGCACTCCCGGCTCCCAGAGCGTGGCTCAAAGCGAAGCGCCTCGGCAGAAGGTTTGTCCCCGCCCGCACGCCGTGCCGCGCGGCCCCAGTGGTGGGGCACCGGGCGCGCGGCGGAGATGGGCGAGACCATGTCAAAGAG
This sequence is a window from Prionailurus bengalensis isolate Pbe53 chromosome A2, Fcat_Pben_1.1_paternal_pri, whole genome shotgun sequence. Protein-coding genes within it:
- the LOC122487680 gene encoding translation initiation factor IF-2-like, whose amino-acid sequence is MVSPISAARPVPHHWGRAARRAGGDKPSAEALRFEPRSGSRECSRRRLSPGLSAAEGEGFLYEGRQLRAPAGLRGGPEPLRGACLGAGGWHIWRQPVCSTWCPRPAWTPTGPPSPGGAGSGESCPAGSTKAGPSAAPGGRVRSRLTARSLRRRRPLPARGPHSRSEETLAAEAGAPGLSGSAPGIAAPAPLLRPSPSHDFLEKAERPRGVLSRRKNL